Proteins encoded in a region of the Podospora pseudopauciseta strain CBS 411.78 chromosome 6, whole genome shotgun sequence genome:
- a CDS encoding hypothetical protein (EggNog:ENOG503Q6WN) translates to MPIATTNEVIESAVIRAPLSHVWHFIKLAEFPKWYSQIKQAEHIVKGVSDETDVYKWTFKDGSVVEIKQDEHSNLDHFITYSVINSEPELSYSSVVSTIRCWPVTSGEFEESTFVRWTSKFASDADIGVIEDAKYKRRDALKDLAAAAQKMVKEHQK, encoded by the exons ATGCCGATCGCAACCACCAACGAAGTCATCGAGAGCGCCGTGATCCGCGCGCCCCTCTCCCACGTCTGGCACTTCATCAAGCTCGCTGAGTTCCCCAAGTGGTACTCACAGATCAAGCAAGCCGAGCACATCGTCAAGGGCGTCAGCGACGAGACGGACGTGTACAAGTGGACGTTCAAGGACGGGAGCGTGGTGGAGATCAAGCAGGATGAGCACAGC AACCTGGACCACTTCATCACCTACAGTGTCATCAACAGCGAGCCCGAGCTGAGCTACTCGAGCGTAGTCAGCACGATTCGATGCTGGCCCGTCACGTCGGGCGAGTTTGAAGAGAGCACTTTTGTGAGGTGGACTTCCAAGTTTGCGAGCGATGCTGATATTG GTGTTATCGAGGATGCCAAGTACAAGCGACGGGATGCGTTGAAGGACCTTGCGGCTGCGGCGCAGAAGATGGTGAAGGAGCATCAGAAGTAA
- a CDS encoding hypothetical protein (EggNog:ENOG503P0VF) has protein sequence MNFKIASDQMVNGFTLQEKTFAKDYAEAAYLDADSRTSGQVYLRSPVQRLNESLAEANRLVKDANLNTALRRLVVYCDTLEIPENVVVAHDDLANDLDLRIFARKLQCLGDAKNALTMSLSTTSILDIFTYSLPASFGVNFISTDGSSRSKSLSIDRDKWGIQVVCTGEDFYTEQFEPSMLDMSTADYLDRLRPDGTVEAESYINDNLPRLVYFQFLVAASILHTDRQLSLEILNWVCNLSASPTTVSLNIQASSLRNTLILSNTHNIFNVPSVNIYASKQVLKSRLIAAKAFEDAFRSFAAQDTTTGNFAALTANMLARSEDAITEYQFLEALAQKGYEAAVNANNVAQKRFLENEKSLDTAQKDLNAGIDAWGKKKEQEAVVGVCKAVVDVFGAVAATVATGGLAAPSIGTAINSGVGGIKTLSEIFKKLKQLYEEIKPVIESLTKLAGEVAGVVATLEAAKKLRDEIAVQRPDMDMDVFNATALWDIFREQVDDMEKAIASVDCDGKREYFLSLRKLVVNGKTYLQTQEYLCRRGDDLAVVLVKLQRRDQARLTLSTRTLMQQDAVLDILRRAMFDRLLSIRSLIFLDFQSYSEAYMFHALTPYSPITFSPVQPVVDFLDAAAKLQGSVVAFGSRVQIQNRRFVIRTLGNATDATDLRAQFGAGQSVTVSLRPDQNIFNGFSRIRVSRVRCYLDGVKTVYPPTEMDTLRLYLKTPGRFSDIALPGARTDRVSNFVGDARALLFEYVPLDGSIVCDGEYSQQRDCTLQTPLTEWEVCIAPGGLEVKDLDLEELTGLRMEFWCDVTLGDL, from the exons ATGAATTTCAAGATTGCGTCGGACCAAATGGTCAATGGTTTTACTCTGCAAGAGAAGACCTTTGCCAAAGACTACGCTGAAGCAGCGTATCTCGATGCGGACAGTCGTACG AGCGGCCAGGTTTATCTCCGCTCTCCCGTCCAGCGCCTGAACGAGTCCCTGGCAGAGGCCAACCGTCTTGTCAAAGATGCCAATTTGAATACCGCTCTTCGTCGACTTGTGGTGTACTGTGACACGCTAGAGATACCCGAAAATGTTGTCGTCGCTCATGACGACCTAGCCAACGATCTAGACCTTCGCATTTTTGCCCGCAAGTTACAGTGCCTCGGCGATGCTAAAAATGCCCTTACAATGAGTCTCTCGACCACTTCTATTCTCGACATCTTCACATATTCGTTGCCTGCTAGCTTTGGTGTCAACTTCATTTCGACCGATGGATCCTCCAGATCCAAGTCGCTTTCTATAGACCGGGATAAATGGGGCATCCAAGTGGTCTGTACGGGAGAAGACTTCTACACGGAACAATTTGAACCCTCGATGCTCGACATGTCTACAGCAGACTACCTGGACCGTTTGAGACCCGATGGAACGGTTGAAGCCGAATCTTATATCAACGACAATCTCCCACGACTTGTATACTTTCAGTTTCTCGTTGCTGCTTCGATCCTCCATACAGATCGTCAGCTTTCACTCGAGATTCTCAACTGGGTGTGTAACCTTAGCGCATCGCCGACTACAGTTAGTCTCAACATTCAAGCCTCGTCGTTACGCAATACCCTTATTCTTTCGAATACCCACAACATCTTTAATGTGCCGTCCGTCAACATCTACGCCAGCAAGCAAGTGTTGAAGTCTCGACTCATCGCGGCGAAGGCTTTCGAGGATGCGTTCCGAAGTTTCGCGGCTCAGGACACCACCACAGGTAACTTCGCAGCTCTGACAGCCAATATGCTCGCACGCAGCGAGGATGCCATTACCGAATACCAGTTTCTCGAGGCTTTGGCTCAAAAGGGGTACGAAGCGGCGGTGAACGCCAACAATGTGGCCCAAAAGCGTTTCTTGGAGAACGAAAAGTCTCTCGACACGGCCCAGAAAGATTTGAACGCTGGTATCGATGCATGGGGCAAGAAAAAGGAGCAAGAAGCCGTGGTGGGCGTATGCAAGGCCGTCGTAGACGTTTTCGGTGCGGTGGCCGCGACAGTCGCTACAGGAGGTCTTGCAGCTCCCTCAATTGGCACCGCCATCAATTCAGGCGTGGGAGGAATCAAGACGCTATCTGAGATCTTTAAAAAGCTAAAGCAGCTTTACGAGGAGATCAAGCCTGTGATTGAGTCTTTGACGAAGCTGGCTGGTGAGGTGGCCGGAGTTGTAGCGACTCTTGAGGCAGCAAAGAAACTTCGCGACGAGATTGCAGTGCAGCGTCCTGATATGGACATGGATGTGTTCAACGCGACCGCCCTGTGGGACATTTTTCGTGAGCAGGTCGATGACATGGAGAAAGCCATTGCGAGTGTCGACTGTGACGGGAAGCGAGAATACTTTCTCTCCCTCCGCAAATTGGTTGTCAATGGCAAGACCTATCTGCAAACACAGGAATACCTGTGCAGGCGTGGCGATGATCTTGCTGTCGTGCTCGTCAAGCTGCAGCGCCGCGACCAGGCCCGCCTCACTCTCTCTACTAGGACCCTGATGCAGCAAGACGCCGTGCTCGACATCTTGCGGCGTGCCATGTTCGACCGTCTCTTGTCGATTCGCTCTTTGATTTTTCTTGACTTCCAGTCGTATTCTGAGGCCTACATGTTCCATGCCCTCACACCTTATTCCCCCATCACTTTCTCGCCTGTTCAGCCAGTTGTCGATTTCCTGGACGCTGCTGCCAAACTCCAGGGCAGCGTTGTCGCCTTTGGATCACGCGTCCAGATCCAGAACCGCCGTTTTGTCATTCGCACACTTGGAAATGCTACGGACGCAACGGATTTGCGAGCGCAATTCGGTGCCGGGCAATCGGTTACGGTCTCGCTTCGCCCAGATCAAAACATCTTCAACGGCTTCAGCCGCATCCGTGTCAGTCGTGTTCGATGCTATCTTGATGGTGTGAAGACGGTTTACCCACCCACGGAGATGGACACCTTGAGGTTGTATCTCAAGACACCAGGCCGCTTTTCCGATATCGCGTTGCCTGGCGCCCGGACAGACAGGGTGTCAAATTTCGTGGGAGATGCCCGTGCTCTGCTATTTGAGTACGTTCCTCTGGATGGTTCGATTGTTTGCGACGGAGAATACAGTCAACAGAGGGACTGTACGCTTCAAACACCGCTGACCGAGTGGGAGGTTTGTATTGCACCAGGTGGCCTTGAGGTGAAggaccttgaccttgaagaGTTGACagggttgaggatggagtTTTGGTGTGATGTGACCTTGGGCGATTTGTGA
- a CDS encoding hypothetical protein (EggNog:ENOG503P8PE): MFQVFHVARLFAKHGLIVHANEMPAPKEKKAPRLLAAHYGGQDVTFLGRLIFPHVENLVVDARTFPIRDPWPVNPKSLSLVYTFGDSPTDEKWVFVSKAGEDTVWTLTSDDIKTQPPGVTLASAWPPEVPGRIKIYAVIYGLEQITHPTVYRRLYEAASRNERIYISNKFFSNSPLINEDPWRGTIKSAAIVYTIRGKWKSISGREREYMSWEL; encoded by the coding sequence ATGTTTCAGGTTTTCCATGTTGCTCGGCTGTTTGCCAAGCACGGCCTCATTGTTCATGCCAACGAGATGCCTGCCCCCAAGGAGAAAAAAGCTCCCAGGCTACTTGCCGCTCATTACGGAGGTCAGGACGTAACCTTTTTGGGAAGACTTATCTTTCCCCATGTCGAAAACCTGGTCGTTGACGCCCGTACATTCCCTATTCGCGACCCATGGCCCGTGAACCCCAAGTCACTGAGCCTTGTGTACACCTTTGGCGACAGCCCTACTGACGAAAAGTGGGTCTTCGTTTCCAAGGCTGGCGAGGATACTGTTTGGACTCTTACCTCGGATGATATCAAAACGCAGCCACCAGGGGTGACGCTGGCCAGTGCCTGGCCTCCGGAGGTCCCGGGCCGCATCAAGATCTACGCTGTTATCTATGGCTTGGAGCAGATCACGCACCCGACAGTGTACCGAAGGCTTTACGAGGCTGCGTCAAGAAACGAGCGTATCTACATCAGCAACAAGTTCTTCAGCAACTCACCACTCATCAATGAGGATCCTTGGCGTGGAACAATTAAGAGTGCTGCCATCGTCTATACCATCCGAGGAAAATGGAAGTCAATCAGTGGTAGGGAACGCGAGTACATGTCATGGGAGTTGTAG
- a CDS encoding hypothetical protein (EggNog:ENOG503PENV), translated as MISLGKLRTLPSALAIFVLASTVQGASINFDFYPETAQGCMYAAADASKCETGVVKTTNECLCQNGGGFIKNTASCLGQSSRDDLQQVYDTMSGACRDSRTPMGISEKQFMDFADGATTTSTSITTTTAPTSTTTTSSTTSTPTSTESPPASTEPADEGSQGLPTAALAGIIAGSVVGVAAVAGVVFFLLRKKRKQGEESHPMLPDSYTQPPLSQTAHMSVTPSASGTSGGYVSPPDTGVWPPQDQPKWMPSPEPAKAAYNRASGYNWESPEHLSLPPDTQAQAQAQAHDRYTAFQPFQPHMSTVQPPIHELDVPVGHPAAGGGGPVEMSGTPIQSPGPRWTGQP; from the coding sequence ATGATCAGTCTCGGGAAACTGCGGACGCTTCCCTCTGCTCTCGCCATTTTCGTGCTCGCCTCGACAGTCCAGGGGGCCTCGATCAACTTTGACTTCTATCCCGAAACCGCCCAGGGTTGCATGTACGCGGCGGCCGACGCCTCCAAGTGCGAGACGGGTGTTGTTAAGACAACAAATGAATGCCTCTGCCAAAATGGAGGGGGTTTTATCAAGAACACAGCCTCCTGCCTCGGTCAATCTTCGAGGGATGACCTCCAACAAGTTTATGACACGATGAGCGGTGCTTGCAGGGACTCACGCACGCCTATGGGCATCTCGGAGAAGCAGTTTATGGATTTCGCGGACGGGgccacaaccaccagcaCATCCATAACGACAACAACTGCTCCAACAAGCACgacgacaacctcctcaacaacaagtACCCCTACCTCGACCgaatcaccaccggcctcaACAGAACCAGCAGACGAAGGAAGCCAAGGGCTACCGACGGCAGCTCTTGCTGGCATCATAGCCGGATcggttgttggggttgctgcGGTGGCTGGAGTGGTCTTCTTCCTGCTGCgcaagaagagaaagcaaGGCGAGGAATCACATCCGATGCTTCCAGATTCCTACACGCAACCACCGTTGAGCCAGACAGCCCACATGTCTGTTACACCATCGGCAAGTGGCACGAGTGGTGGGTATGTGAGCCCTCCCGACACAGGTGTCTGGCCGCCACAAGATCAACCGAAGTGGATGCCATCGCCAGAGCCCGCGAAGGCTGCGTACAATAGAGCTAGTGGTTACAACTGGGAGTCCCCGGAGCACCTGTCACTTCCCCCAGACACACAAGCCCAGGCTCAGGCGCAGGCCCACGACAGGTACACAGCATTCCAGCCATTCCAACCACACATGTCGACGGTGCAGCCACCCATTCACGAACTGGATGTGCCGGTCGGCCACCCTGCagcgggtggtggaggtcCGGTCGAGATGAGCGGCACACCCATCCAATCACCCGGCCCCAGATGGACTGGGCAGCCGTAG